A DNA window from Fragaria vesca subsp. vesca linkage group LG3, FraVesHawaii_1.0, whole genome shotgun sequence contains the following coding sequences:
- the LOC101291709 gene encoding probable disease resistance protein At4g27220-like, which translates to MALSIPSVSARQWKHDVFLSFRGETRHGFVSHLYDELESTGINTFMDEEELEVGKAISPNLLMAIEESRSERELVKRIVKFVCNKVLQVPPRPIPIEFKAQPTEDFESTTRARDELTQALKNKKITIIGVFGEGGVGKRTMVKLVSTQARELRLFHYVIRAVVAQSPELRNIQDTLADQLGLKFEEEETEIGRAVRLKERLMGGNKILIVLVDVWRKIDLSTIGIPNYNELQTRNSKLILTSRSKSVCYSMQCQASIPLHILSEEDSWNFFVEILGKVFEESTEMYHVARMVARECGGLPLALITVARTLGDKDIEDWKEAAYRLDKSQTEEDVYKCIKFSYNYLRSDAKSIFLLCCLFPEDYDIPIEYLLKYAIGKGLFQVLNTIQEARATANLMIKSLKAFSLLLEGTKEGCVRMHAVVRDVALLISFSEDGHKFLVKAGCELQHWPKINARGGYSAISLMRNKIYKLPGELVCSNLQILLLQNNTGICVIPNKFFQSIKGLMVLDLSFTSISSLPSSFGLLTNLKGLYLDYCDKIFDISIFVNLKKLEILSMKASPLEELPREIGDLTSLRMLDLSGSYNIGRIPSNIMSSLYKLEELYMQGNFGDWGGGRYNTNAGFDELTSLRYLNIVKLRISDAQCLPKNVVLNFNWVIFDICISRESPSRDYSSKPYCSHDLSRTLTLSTTINTLPDWFIEVVAEKAEKLQYLKCKGLKNVLMEHDKGRLCGLKYLAVIGPHEYLEVLMETITRGPNVPVFKNLEELHLLGVSCLKELCVGELPHGSLFNLKSLKVEYCHDLMNALLQSNLLQRLQNLEKLHCEDMNVMEYVFGFEGLEPEHIILPKLREMILWDLEKLISIWNGPAPNSVFHNLKSLAVSGCKKLKSLFTYEVAKCLLQLEDLSVTQCPSLEMVIEPSKEVVNKKIIFPELKNLALSYLPQLTRFCGSGTTTIECPSLEHLHLQDCPHFTTSTSDFHCSKAQFQVNDLRHMRMSKDMDSINLAGQHTKYILESLPQNVRKRVEVIREIENQHHELEAELLKERAILEAKYHKLYQPLYSKRYLIVNGVVEAEGVATEAAANQDVKTAKVRGVPDFWLNTLKNNEVLAKEITMCDEEALKYLRDIKWFKIHDSKGFRLEFYFDTNPFLKNSVLTKTYHMIDEDEPYSAAGMEIEWYPAKCLTQKILKKKRKKGSKSFKPLTRTENCKSFFNFFSPPQVSKDDEAIDKCVAEELKNQKKHNYDVGSTICYKIIPHAVSWFTGEAF; encoded by the exons ATGGCTTTGAGCATCCCAAGTGTTTCTGCTCGTCAGTGGAAGCATGATGTATTTTTGAGTTTCAGGGGTGAAACTCGCCATGGTTTTGTCTCCCATTTATATGATGAACTGGAAAGCACAGGGATTAACACGTTCATGGATGAGGAAGAGCTGGAAGTAGGGAAGGCTATTTCCCCAAATCTGCTAATGGCAATTGAAGAATCAAG GTCTGAAAGAGAACTTGTTAAACGCATTGTGAAATTCGTCTGCAATAAGGTACTTCAAGTTCCACCACGGCCTATTCCAATTGAGTTCAAAGCGCAGCCTACCGAAGATTTTGAATCAACAACACGGGCCAGGGATGAGCTTACTCAGGCGCTGAAAAATAAAAAAATCACTATCATCGGGGTTTTCGGCGAGGGAGGCGTTGGGAAGAGAACCATGGTGAAACTTGTCAGCACACAAGCTCGAGAACTTAGGCTTTTTCATTATGTGATTAGGGCTGTTGTAGCTCAGAGCCCTGAATTAAGAAATATTCAAGACACATTGGCCGATCAGCTGGGCTTAAAATTTGAGGAGGAGGAGACGGAAATTGGAAGAGCCGTTAGATTGAAGGAGAGGTTAATGGGAGGAAACAAGATCCTCATAGTCTTGGTCGACGTTTGGCGGAAAATAGATTTGTCAACCATAGGAATTCCCAATTACAATGAGCTTCAAACACGCAATTCCAAACTCATACTAACCTCAAGGAGCAAAAGTGTATGCTATTCCATGCAGTGTCAAGCAAGCATTCCTCTCCATATCTTATCAGAAGAAGATTCTTGGAACTTTTTTGTGGAGATATTAGGAAAAGTTTTTGAAGAGTCTACCGAGATGTATCATGTAGCAAGGATGGTAGCTAGAGAATGTGGTGGTCTCCCACTTGCACTGATAACAGTTGCTCGGACACTTGGAGATAAAGACATAGAAGACTGGAAAGAAGCAGCTTACCGACTAGACAAGTCCCAAACTGAGGAAGATGTATACAAATGCATAAAGTTCAGCTATAATTACTTGAGATCTGATGCAAAATCAATCTTCTTGCTTTGCTGCCTATTCCCAGAAGATTATGATATCCCAATCGAATACTTGCTCAAGTATGCAATTGGCAAAGGGTTATTTCAAGTTCTCAACACAATCCAAGAAGCCAGAGCTACAGCAAATTTGATGATCAAGTCCCTCAAAGCTTTCAGCCTACTTTTGGAAGGTACAAAGGAGGGATGTGTAAGGATGCATGCTGTAGTGCGGGATGTTGCCCTGTTGATTTCGTTTTCTGAAGATGGTCATAAATTCTTGGTAAAGGCTGGTTGTGAATTGCAACATTGGCCAAAGATTAATGCGCGTGGAGGCTACTCTGCAATTTCACTAATGAGGAACAAAATTTACAAGCTTCCGGGAGAGTTGGTATGCTCAAATCTCCAGATTTTATTACTACAAAATAACACTGGTATATGTGTGATCCCAAATAAATTTTTTCAGAGTATAAAGGGACTTATGGTCCTAGATCTTAGCTTCACCAGTATCTCATCTCTACCCTCGTCGTTCGGTCTCCTAACCAATCTCAAAGGTTTGTATTTGGATTATTGCGACAAGATCTTTGACATATCCATATTCGTAAATCTGAAGAAACTTGAGATTCTTAGCATGAAAGCATCTCCTCTTGAGGAGTTGCCAAGAGAAATAGGAGATTTGACCAGTCTAAGGATGCTCGACTTAAGTGGGAGTTACAATATTGGTAGGATTCCATCTAATATAATGTCAAGTTTGTATAAATTAGAAGAACTATACATGCAAGGAAATTTTGGGGACTGGGGAGGAGGACGGTACAACACTAATGCTGGTTTTGATGAGTTGACTAGCTTGCGGTATTTAAACATCGTGAAGCTTCGCATATCTGATGCACAGTGCCTGCCTAAAAATGTTGTCCTTAATTTCAACTGGGTAATTTTCGATATATGTATCAGCAGAGAATCACCATCTAGAGACTACTCTTCAAAACCATACTGTTCACATGATCTTTCAAGAACCTTGACTCTGAGCACAACAATTAACACCTTACCAGATTGGTTTATCGAAGTGGTAGCAGAGAAAGCAGAGAAACTACAGTACCTGAAGTGCAAAGGCCTAAAGAACGTTCTTATGGAACATGACAAAGGGAGGTTATGTGGGCTGAAGTATCTAGCTGTAATTGGTCCCCATGAGTACCTGGAAGTGTTGATGGAAACAATAACACGGGGGCCAAATGTTCCTGTGTTCAAGAACTTGGAAGAGTTGCATCTTCTTGGCGTGAGTTGTCTGAAGGAGTTATGTGTTGGGGAATTACCACATGGATCTCTTTTCAATCTGAAGTCATTAAAGGTGGAATATTGCCATGACTTGATGAACGCACTTTTGCAATCAAATTTGTTGCAAAGACTACAAAATCTGGAAAAGCTTCATTGCGAAGATATGAATGTCATGGAGTATGTGTTTGGATTTGAAGGGCTGGAGCCAGAACATATTATCTTGCCAAAATTGAGGGAGATGATATTGTGGGATCTAGAAAAACTGATAAGCATATGGAATGGTCCTGCTCCAAATTCAGTTTTCCATAATCTTAAAAGTTTGGCAGTCTCTGGGTGCAAAAAACTTAAAAGTCTCTTTACATATGAGGTAGCTAAATGTCTTTTGCAATTGGAAGACCTTTCGGTAACTCAATGTCCTAGCTTGGAGATGGTTATTGAACCAAGCAAGGAAGTAGTTAACAAAAAGATCATTTTTCCAGAATTGAAGAACTTAGCTTTATCGTATCTTCCACAGCTCACAAGGTTCTGCGGTAGTGGAACTACTACTATTGAGTGCCCTTCATTGGAACATTTGCATTTGCAGGACTGCCCACATTTTACAACTTCTACTTCTGACTTCCACTGCTCAAAGGCGCAATTCCAAGTCAATGATCTACGACACATGAG AATGAGCAAAGACATGGATAGCATCAATTTAGCTGGCCAGCATACTAAGTACATCCTTGAGAGCCTACCTCAGAATGTCAGAAAGCGAGTTGAGGTCATAAGAGAAATTGAGAACCAACATCATGAATTAGAGGCCGAGTTGCTCAAGGAGAGAGCTATACTTGAAGCTAAGTATCATAAATTGTATCAACCTCTATACAGCAAGCGATACTTGATTGTGAATGGTGTTGTTGAAGCCGAAGGAGTTGCCACTGAAGCAGCAGCAAATCAAGACGTCAAAACTGCAAAAGTGAGAGGAGTGCCTGATTTCTGGCTCAATACATTGAAGAACAATGAAGTGCTAGCCAAGGAGATTACCATGTGTGATGAAGAAGCTCTTAAATATCTTAGAGACATCAAGTGGTTTAAGATACATGATTCCAAGGGGTTCAGACTTGAGTTCTACTTTGACACCAATCCATTTTTAAAAAACTCTGTTCTGACAAAGACATATCACATGATTGATGAAGATGAACCATACAGCGCAGCAGGGATGGAGATTGAATGGTATCCGGCAAAATGCTTGACACAGAAGATTCTTAAGAAGAAGCGTAAGAAGGGATCGAAGAGTTTTAAGCCACTGACCAGAACTGAAAACTGTAAAAGTTTCTTCAATTTCTTTAGTCCACCACAAGTGTCCAAGGATGATGAAGCTATTGATAAATGTGTTGCCGAGGAACTCAAAAACCAGAAGAAACACAACTATGATGTCGGGTCAACCATTTGTTATAAGATCATCCCACATGCAGTCTCATGGTTTACTGGAGAAGCTTTTTAG
- the LOC101291130 gene encoding disease resistance protein At4g27190-like, with the protein MRTQAQITLDILSEVDSWTLFVKNAALSFQESTNFYDVARKVAKECAGLPIALIAVSKALGDKDIEEWKEAAQRLERSQTANLDDKGDVFKCIKLSYDYLRSDDAKSCFLLCCLFPEDEDIQITDLVKYGIGKGLFKDANTLEEARGRAHSVVNT; encoded by the coding sequence ATGAGAACGCAAGCACAAATTACTCTGGATATCCTTTCCGAAGTAGATTCTTGGACCTTGTTTGTAAAAAATGCAGCATTGTCTTTTCAGGAATCAACCAATTTCTATGATGTAGCGAGAAAGGTAGCTAAGGAATGTGCTGGTCTACCAATCGCATTGATAGCAGTTTCAAAAGCCCTTGGAGATAAAGACATAGAAGAATGGAAAGAAGCAGCTCAACGCCTAGAGAGGTCCCAAACAGCCAATCTTGATGATAAGGGAGATGTATTCAAGTGCATAAAGCTCAGCTATGATTACTTGAGATCTGATGATGCTAAGTCATGTTTCTTGCTTTGCTGCTTATTCCCAGAAGATGAAGATATCCAAATAACAGACTTGGTGAAATATGGGATCGGAAAAGGATTGTTTAAAGATGCGAACACACTAGAAGAAGCTCGGGGTAGAGCACATTCAGTGGTCAATACCTGA
- the LOC101291416 gene encoding pentatricopeptide repeat-containing protein At5g66520-like: MNRASKRALSLLDQCLTMAHIKQVQSHLAVSGTLFDPYAAAKVISFCALSHNPHHLRHAYHLFRFMPTRTTYIWNLMIRTFTDSNDPTQALSLYTNMLRTGSSPDNYTFSFALRASAALSSLYFGVMIHTHAIRLGWESYDFVQNGLVHLYVTCESMDSARKLFDMCFCKDVVTWTALVNGYVKCGQIVTARHLFDEMPEKNAVSWSTMINGFVHLGMFREALEVFADMQAAGVSPNRAGIVGALTACGYVGALDQGRWIHAYVKRKGMRLDVVLGTAVVDMYAKCGCVETSCAVFDEMRERDVFAFTSLISGFANNGECVNAVSLFKRMEDEGVAPNEVTFVCVLSACSRVGMVDEGLKVFRSMKSRFGVEPGVQHYGCLVDLLGRAGMLEEAKKVVTKMPMGPDSYVLGALLNACRVHGDLDLGKEMVERFTGQRLDHSGVHVLLSNIYASENQWDDVTLLRKGMEEKRVRKVPGCSLIEVNGEVYECTAGDRSHMLMQEIMLLSFATLKHLKSFWFDGDDK; this comes from the coding sequence ATGAATCGAGCTAGTAAGAGAGCACTATCACTCCTCGACCAATGCCTCACAATGGCGCACATCAAGCAAGTCCAATCCCACCTCGCAGTCTCCGGCACCCTCTTCGACCCTTACGCAGCCGCCAAGGTCATCTCCTTCTGCGCCCTCTCCCACAATCCTCACCACCTCCGCCACGCATATCACCTCTTCCGCTTCATGCCTACTCGAACCACCTATATTTGGAACCTCATGATCAGAACCTTCACCGACTCAAATGACCCCACACAAGCCTTGTCTCTCTACACCAACATGCTCCGAACCGGCTCCTCTCCTGATAACTACACCTTCTCTTTCGCCCTCCGTGCCTCCGCTGCTCTCTCTTCCCTTTATTTCGGTGTAATGATTCATACCCATGCGATTCGGCTGGGTTGGGAGTCTTACGATTTTGTGCAGAATGGGCTTGTACATCTGTACGTGACGTGTGAGTCTATGGATTCAGCTCGCAAGCTCTTTGATATGTGCTTTTGTAAAGATGTTGTTACATGGACGGCTTTGGTTAACGGGTACGTGAAATGTGGGCAGATTGTGACTGCACGCCACCTGTTCGATGAAATGCCTGAGAAGAATGCGGTTTCGTGGAGCACGATGATTAATGGTTTTGTGCATTTGGGGATGTTTAGAGAGGCTTTGGAGGTTTTTGCTGATATGCAGGCTGCTGGGGTTTCTCCTAACCGTGCTGGGATTGTCGGCGCGCTCACTGCTTGCGGTTATGTTGGCGCGTTAGACCAGGGGAGGTGGATACATGCGTATGTTAAGAGGAAGGGGATGAGATTGGATGTGGTGTTGGGGACTGCGGTTGTGGATATGTATGCAAAGTGTGGTTGTGTTGAGACTAGCTGTGCTGTGTTTGATGAGATGCGGGAGAGGGATGTGTTTGCGTTTACTTCTTTGATTTCGGGGTTTGCTAATAATGGTGAGTGTGTCAATGCTGTTTCGTTGTTTAAGAGAATGGAGGATGAGGGAGTTGCGCCGAATGAGGTTACGTTTGTGTGTGTATTGAGTGCTTGCAGTCGAGTGGGGATGGTGGACGAGGGATTGAAAGTCTTCAGAAGTATGAAGAGTAGGTTTGGGGTAGAGCCAGGGGTGCAGCATTATGGTTGTTTGGTAGATTTACTGGGGAGAGCTGGGATGCTAGAGGAGGCAAAGAAGGTTGTCACGAAGATGCCAATGGGACCAGACTCGTACGTCTTGGGTGCATTGCTCAATGCATGTAGAGTTCATGGAGATCTTGATTTGGGGAAAGAAATGGTGGAGCGTTTCACTGGGCAAAGACTAGACCACAGCGGTGTGCATGTTCTTCTTTCAAATATCTATGCCTCTGAAAACCAGTGGGACGATGTCACACTCTTAAGGAAGGGAATGGAGGAAAAAAGGGTGAGAAAGGTCCCGGGGTGTAGCTTAATTGAAGTCAATGGCGAGGTTTATGAATGTACTGCTGGAGACAGGTCACATATGCTCATGCAGGAAATCATGTTATTGTCATTTGCGACTCTGAAGCACTTAAAGTCCTTTTGGTTTGATGGTGATGACAAATAA
- the LOC101292003 gene encoding probable S-acyltransferase At2g14255-like, whose product MLETQNQSSPLSRRELIGRCLVSCVFVILTHLVLSVIPRFFSALSFLTQLALSALLLLLLLGFGGWCRRTLLRSKASAPAFVFFNILFIWVFYFSVVRPAVPQLNDAVFNCGVVFLFIGLYRIMTSDPGIVRNGSASLQQRMESPFSQVDEELEQFASGLAHESTQDSGFLMRVRYCKTCKVYIKGLDHHCPAFGNCIGQNNHPLFLILLFGFIGTEAAYLVCSSLSVAKSGILERPSQLTLSEDLVVSTILFTILQLLWQVLFVIWHIYCVCTNIRTDEWINWKKYPEFQLVIPPEPGQNFANIRFWNPYDKGIVQNVKNFLALRS is encoded by the exons ATGCTTGAAACACAAAACCAGAGCAGTCCCCTAAGTCGTCGGGAGCTAATTGGTCGTTGCTTAGTCTCCTGTGTCTTCGTCATCCTTACTCACTTGGTCCTCTCAGTGATCCCTCGCTTCTTCTCCGCCCTCTCCTTTCTAACCCAACTCGCTCTCTCGGCTCTGTTGCTTCTGCTTCTCCTGGGTTTTGGCGGATGGTGCAGAAGAACGCTTCTCAGATCAAAAGCTTCTGCTCCGGCTTTCGTCTTCTTCAATATTCTCTTCATTTGGGTGTTTTACTTCTCTGTTGTCCGACCAG CTGTGCCGCAACTAAACGATGCCGTTTTCAACTGTGGAGTTGTGTTCCTCTTTATTGGTCTCTATAG GATCATGACAAGTGACCCCGGCATTGTTAGAAATGGGTCCGCCTCTCTACAACAGCGTATGGAGAGTCCATTTTCTCAAGTTGATGAG GAGTTGGAGCAATTTGCAAGTGGTTTAGCCCATGAATCAACTCAA GATTCTGGTTTCTTAATGAGGGTAAGATACTGCAAGACCTGCAAGGTGTATATAAAGGGTCTTGATCATCATTGTCCTGCTTTTGGAAATTGCATAG GCCAAAATAATCATCCCCTCTTCTTAATTCTTCTGTTTGGATTTATTGGTACCGAAGCTGCTTATCTAGTGTGCTCATCACTCT CTGTGGCCAAATCTGGGATCTTGGAGAGACCCTCACAG CTTACTCTTTCTGAAGATTTAGTTGTTAGCACAATTCTGTTCACCATTCTCCAACTTCTATGGCAG GTTTTGTTTGTGATATGGCACATATATTGTGTATGCACGAACATCAGAACTGATGAGTGG ATAAACTGGAAGAAGTATCCTGAGTTCCAACTGGTTATTCCACCTGAACCAG GACAAAACTTTGCAAATATTAGGTTCTGGAATCCATATGACAAAGGCATTGTACAGAATGTGAAGAATTTTCTAGCGTTAAGATCATAG
- the LOC101296937 gene encoding U-box domain-containing protein 13-like → MEEDKGALVQSLIDTVNEIASISDYRCTVKKQYCNLARRLKLLTPMFEEIRDMKEAVVPEETVKALVSFRETLESAKELLRFGSESSKIYLVLEREQTMNKFLEVTARLEQTLSGISYEELDISDEVKEQVELVLAQFRRAKGRVDLPDVELYEDLSYLYNKNDAATDPTVFRRLVEKLQLAGIGELTQESLALHEMVASSGGDPGASIEKMSMLLKKIKDFVQTENPNMVAPATEKNLVATSSGQASTDKNCKAPVIPDDFRCPISLELMKDPVIVSTGQTYERSCIEKWLEQGHGTCPKTQQTLSSTSLTPNYVLRSLIAQWCEANGIEVPKRPNRPNKTASACSPAERTKIENLLHKLTSANPEDQRSAAGEIRLLAKRNADNRVAIAEAGAIPLLVGLLSTPDSRTQEHAVTALLNLSICEDNKGSIISCGAVPGIVHVLKHGGMEARENAAATLFSLSVVDENKVRIGASGAIPPLVTLLSEGTQRGKKDAATALFNLCIYQGNKGKAVRAGVVSTLMELLTETGGGMVDEALAILAILASHPEGKAAIGAAEAVPVLVEVIGTGSPRNRENAAAVLVHLCSGDPQYMVDAQELGVMDSLLDLSQNGTDRGKRKAAQLLERMNRFIEQQAQAEAEGETETEVEVEAVIEPRPLTQSETQQPQPLSAVNADR, encoded by the exons ATGGAAGAAGATAAAGGTGCTCTGGTTCAGAGCCTGATTGACACGGTCAACGAAATAGCTTCGATCTCCGACTACAGATGCACGGTGAAGAAGCAGTACTGCAATTTGGCGAGGAGGCTGAAGCTGTTGACTCCAATGTTCGAGGAGATTAGGGATATGAAAGAGGCGGTGGTGCCGGAGGAGACTGTGAAAGCTTTGGTTTCGTTCAGGGAGACGCTGGAATCGGCTAAGGAGTTGCTCAGATTCGGCAGCGAAAGCAGCAAAATTTACCTG GTTCTAGAAAGAGAGCAGACTATGAATAAGTTCCTTGAGGTGACAGCTCGATTGGAACAAACTTTAAGTGGGATTTCCTATGAAGAGCTTGATATATCAGATGAAGTTAAGGAACAG GTTGAGCTTGTTCTAGCTCAGTTTAGAAGGGCCAAAGGAAGAGTTGATTTACCTGATGTTGAGCTATATGAGGATCTCTCATATCTTTACAATAAAAATGATGCAGCAACAGATCCCACAGTCTTTAGACGACTGGTTGAAAAGTTACAATTGGCAGGGATAGGTGAACTTACACAAGAGTCACTAGCATTGCATGAGATGGTCGCTTCCAGCGGTGGGGATCCTGGAGCAAGCATTGAGAAAATGTCGATGTTATTGAAAAAGATTAAGGATTTTGTACAAACAGAAAATCCCAACATGGTTGCTCCTGCTACAGAAAAGAATCTAGTTGCAACTTCCAGCGGACAAGCATCTACTGACAAGAATTGCAAGGCCCCAGTTATACCTGATGATTTTCGATGTCCAATATCATTGGAATTGATGAAGGATCCTGTCATTGTTTCAACCGGGCAG ACATATGAACGTTCCTGTATTGAAAAGTGGCTGGAACAAGGGCATGGTACATGTCCGAAGACACAACAGACCCTCTCTAGCACCAGTCTCACACCGAACTATGTTTTACGTAGCCTCATAGCCCAGTGGTGTGAGGCAAATGGTATTGAAGTGCCAAAAAGGCCCAATCGACCCAATAAAACTGCATCTGCTTGCTCGCCAGCAGAACGTACTAAGATTGAAAATCTTCTTCACAAACTAACATCAGCAAACCCTGAAGACCAAAGGTCTGCTGCTGGTGAAATCCGCCTTCTGGCCAAGCGTAATGCAGATAACCGTGTTGCTATTGCTGAAGCTGGTGCAATCCCCCTCCTTGTAGGGCTTCTTTCAACCCCTGATTCTCGCACCCAAGAGCATGCTGTGACAGCACTGCTCAACCTTTCAATATGTGAGGATAACAAAGGAAGCATCATTTCCTGTGGAGCAGTTCCTGGTATTGTTCATGTGCTCAAGCACGGTGGAATGGAAGCACGGGAAAATGCAGCGGCAACCCTTTTCAGCCTTTCTGTTGTGGATGAAAACAAGGTTAGAATTGGTGCTTCGGGAGCCATTCCACCGCTTGTTACACTGCTGAGTGAAGGTACTCAAAGGGGGAAAAAGGATGCTGCAACAGCACTGTTTAACTTGTGCATATATCAGGGGAACAAGGGGAAAGCAGTAAGGGCTGGTGTTGTTTCAACACTAATGGAGCTGCTGACAGAAACTGGAGGGGGAATGGTGGATGAAGCACTGGCCATTCTAGCAATATTGGCTAGCCATCCTGAAGGGAAAGCAGCCATTGGAGCTGCCGAGGCAGTGCCAGTTTTGGTTGAAGTCATTGGGACTGGATCTCCTCGAAACAGAGAAAATGCAGCTGCGGTTTTGGTGCACCTGTGTTCTGGGGACCCACAATATATGGTGGATGCTCAGGAACTAGGAGTGATGGATTCATTATTGGATTTGTCACAAAATGGCACAGATAGAGGCAAGAGAAAGGCTGCACAGTTGCTTGAGAGAATGAATCGGTTTATCGAGCAGCAAGCTCAAGCTGAAGCTGAGGGCGAGACTGAGACAGAGGTCGAGGTCGAGGCTGTGATTGAACCTCGGCCACTGACACAATCCGAGACCCAGCAGCCACAGCCATTGTCTGCAGTCAACGCCGACAGATGA